The window AAACAATGCAATTCTAGAACAGTTAATACTGTGTTGATGCAATTGGGGGTAAACTATAActaaaagcatctaaatcttacaAAAGTTGAGCGTATGTCTATTATAGTATAACTGTATAAGTTGAGCGAGTTTTGTACCTTGGGATATCCACAACGATAAGACAGTCTTCCATTGAGATGTAAATGTGCATAACATCATTCGTTTGTCTTGGTTTGTTACTAGACTTGTACTTGTGTTGGtttaatcttttgtttacaaaatatgtCTTATGATTAATAAAAGTTTGTAGTGTTTGTTGAGATTAAAGAGTTCAGGGACTTCACTTCGTGATAGTTGCTAAatatcttttttttcttttcttttctttttttctgtaCACAAATCGTTTGTTGTGCGGCGGTTGGGTTTTAGATTGTAGATTAACTAATGCTTTGGAAAGAAAAACAGCAACAAGGGTTTAggcaaaggaaaaaaaaataaaaatcgacGGCTGTAAACACAAGCAAGGATAGTGGCCGTATGtttgtttgctttttttttttttttttttttttttttggattttgagATAAAGTAAGAAAATGAGAAGAAGAGATTTGACGCGGCTGTGTATAGAAACAGCGGCACGCCTTCGGCCGACTAGGTCTCAGGATCAGACCCGCTCTAATACCATGTTACATAATGAAACCCCGTAATTATTATTAAGTACTCGTACGCTATTTATAATACAATGAAACCCTAATGACTTTAAACCCTAACGGACTCAAGCCCACATATTGGACTTGGGCCTTACCTATTATCTAACAAATATAACTTGCTTTAtctttattttttatattaatttattatttattcgccTTATATATTCAACAAAAATTATAGGAGTGCCATTTTATTACAGTAAATTTTTATTAAATGGATCAAGACTTTTacaaatataaaattaaataaataattatataagtcGATTATTTTAGTTGAGAAAAGTTACGAAGTATaaaataaaataagttatttaaattgAACAATTATAATTTTTTTAACTAGAtacaattaattaaattttaagtaAATTATAAGTTTGAAAAAACTACATTAATAGACTTGTAATGTCAACAATTAATGttgccattatatatatatatataggtattttgACATCCGGTAGTACTGTCAACCAACACACAAACTGTTCGAAAAATATAGCATTATTTCGAGCCAACCAAATTGCCCGCATAATAGCTGGCTCAATTAACCTCCAAAACTTTGAATCTCTAATCTCCATTCCGGAATACCAATCGGAAGAAAATACGAAAACAGAAGAGGGAATTACCCATTCAAAATTCCACAATTGAAATAACTTGGCCCAAATTTTGAAGCGATGAAGCAATGTAAAAGAAGATGATCAAATGATTCATTACACTCTAAACGCCAAATACATAGTGATATAGATCATTTAATGAACAAGTTTAAACTTcgttacaatacatatacataaccACTATAAACTATAGCTTTAACTCAATCAAAACTGTTATAAAATCAAATCAAATAAAAAATAACGGTATTAAATTATGTTCATTTTATTTATCAAAATCGAATTAAATACACCTTCAACTCTCATGTTTATCAAAACTCTATTGAAATAGTCTTTCTATGTTAAATAATTATTTACATactctctctctcacacacacacacactctctctctctctctctctatatatatatatatatatatatatatatatatatatatatatatatatatatatatatatattctaaaataattatttaatcaaaAATAATACTAAATTTCATTAAAACTTTCAAATATGCTCTCATTTTTTAAAACAGCAATTTATTTAATAAACTCAATCAAATTTATTTTGAATATAACAAATTAACATTTGTTAAGTACGGAGTATATCTTATTTAATTTATGCTATACTCcatatttaatcaatcaaaaattcTGGAGATAATTTTTTTAGAATAAAAGAGTATCAaattagggggatgattctcacacacacttttttgatcctcacacaccaattgagtattattagaagaataaaaggttaaaataggtgtgtgaagatcagaaaagtgtgtgtgagaatcatcccccatcaaattagtattagtatattaGTATATACTTTTATATTGAGAAGATAATGCGCCTCATTATATTTTGTCCTTACTCCTATTTACACAACACGTGTGACCTATAATTCCAGTTGCCATAAACAAATTTCCATTTTTCACAACATTTTTTCAACAAACCTCACTATAAACCTCTTTATCTTTCCGAAaatacaccaccaccacccaaacTATGACCGACAGAATCTACCCATCATCCAAACCCACCAAAACAACCACCGTACCACCACTCCCACCACCACCAAACAAAACCCAActccccaccaccaccaccaccaccaaccgccaTCCCTACCGTCCAAATCCCACCACAATCCACCGCCCTCGCCGTCGCAAATACTTCTGCTTATGCTGTTTCTGGTCAGTTCTCATCATAATTCTCCTCTTCTTAATAACCACAGTCGCCGGCTGCATTTTCTACCTCTTATACCACCCCCAACGCCCATCATTCTCAATCGCCGCCGTCAAAATCTCCGAATTCAACCTCACCACCGCCGCCGCCGACGACACCACTCACCTCACCTCCAAATTCAACCTGACTGTCTCAACCAAGAACCCCAACAAAAAAATTACATTTTTTTACGACACAATACAGATCACGTGCTTTTCACGTGACACACTAATCGCAAACGGGTCGTTTCGTAACCCGTTTATTAGTAACCCGAATAATGTTTCCGTGCACCGTTCCACGTTGTACGGAAACTTGGTTTTTATTGAGACTGAAAATCTTAATAAAATAAAATCGGATTTAAAAAAGAAATCTGGATTGCCGTTGAAGATAATTCTTGATACTGATATGCGAGTGAAGATTGAATCAATAAGAAGTAAAAAAATTGGAATAAGGATTAAATGTGATGGAATTCATAGTTTAATTCCGAAAAGTAATTCGAAAAATTCCACGTCAGCATCAGTGGCTGCTAATGTTTCTGCTGCGAAATGTAAGATTGATCTTCGTATCAAGATCTGGAAATGGACATTTTGAGTTTGTTAacttttttcatttttatttaattatttttattttttggtaTATTTTGTGAGTATATTATTTCATGTAATTGATGATGTCAATAGGTAAAAGTCAATCGATTTCAAAGTCAATCGATTTCAAATTCAATTTTTGGCCATttcaaattcaaattcaatttTAGACAATCGATTTTATGGTGGGTTCTTTAGTCAATCAATCATTGTTCGGAACATCAAGCTCAATGTTTTTCTATGGGCTTCCAATCTAAAACTCATCCATGGTGTTCAATCTTATGTATGGGAAGTTAATCCAATTTTACTATGTCAATAGGCTTGTATGTTATAGCCTTTTTTgtaatatttttgtaatatttTTGTAATATGTGTATGACCGGGAAGTTAATCCAATTTTACTATGTCAATAGGCTTGTATGTTATAGCCTTTTTTGTAATATTTTTGTAATATGTGTATGACCGGGAAGTTAATCCAATTTTACTATGTCAATAGGCTTGTATGTTATAGCCTTTTTTGTAATATTTTTGTAATATGTGTATGACCGACTTTGATCCGTCGTTGTACCCGTACTAGTTTTCTTTCATTATTTTGATGAAGTTAACGTTGTTTATTAATATATTCTCCTTTTTttgccacaaaaaaaaaatatatatatgaaaatagtgGAAACCATGACCATTTAAACTTTTGCGGTACCAATTTTCCTctatgttatttattattattattattattattattattattattactagcttaATGCTCGCGAATTCGCGGGGTTATTTTATGGGACTAAGCAAGTATTAGTTAGAAATTACTTAACAGTATATCATTTGTGTAGTTTTCTGTAACGGATACAATCATAGAATGTTGGTATATAGTTGTTGAGCAAATGATAACAAATAAACACATCAATGCAAGTCTAATAATactttatatattattacaaaaaacaaataagtgttttttttttttcaactttatcaTATTTAAGCAGTATTTTTACCTAACAGCGTCTTCCTTTAAGACCTTCATGGATTGTCTGTCTAAAAGCATAAAAAGTTCCCCGCCCGGACAGTAATCAATTATCAAACAAACATGAGTTGGAGTCTGCAATTATTTTTCGTCTGTTAACCAAATTTTCTATTTATCGATACAACGGAGTAATAAAAAAAAAACCCGAAATGAAGCGTATAATGCTGGAAGAAAAGGATGGTCTAATACATCCGATATATCTCTTTTTGCGCACGCTCTATGCACCTATTTTGTGTAGCAAAAAAAAAAGGTTATATTACGAAAACTGATTTTCGCATAACAGAATTACAAATTTAATTTTTTTCTCACCTTGTTATGGCTAATCATAACACCTTTATGCATTGTTTTCATTGCAAAAAACTCGCCAGTTCCACATAACTCGACCAAA of the Rutidosis leptorrhynchoides isolate AG116_Rl617_1_P2 chromosome 5, CSIRO_AGI_Rlap_v1, whole genome shotgun sequence genome contains:
- the LOC139848150 gene encoding NDR1/HIN1-like protein 6, which encodes MTDRIYPSSKPTKTTTVPPLPPPPNKTQLPTTTTTTNRHPYRPNPTTIHRPRRRKYFCLCCFWSVLIIILLFLITTVAGCIFYLLYHPQRPSFSIAAVKISEFNLTTAAADDTTHLTSKFNLTVSTKNPNKKITFFYDTIQITCFSRDTLIANGSFRNPFISNPNNVSVHRSTLYGNLVFIETENLNKIKSDLKKKSGLPLKIILDTDMRVKIESIRSKKIGIRIKCDGIHSLIPKSNSKNSTSASVAANVSAAKCKIDLRIKIWKWTF